In Nitrosophilus labii, the following proteins share a genomic window:
- a CDS encoding IS256 family transposase: MRNNSKKIDETKIFKEIMTQFVVDEDPLLSMMKWMMEQLMKIESEMKVGAKKGEHNSERKSYFSGYRPRRFDTRLGTVYLMVPKIRKGGYIPFFITERKRSEQALIAMVQEAYVNGVSTRKIERLAKELGIENISASQVSQINKGLDEQVKEFRNRPLQKEYPFVWVDALYEKVRNYEGRVVSTAIMIAYGVTLEGKREVLAIEPFINESYETWRNFFERLKERGLQKIALLISDVHLGIQKAFKESFIGASWQRCKVHFMRNILAHVPPKAKEKFAAKLKQIWLQNSKKEAYLIAQAIIDEYGKKFPEAIEVLQEGLEDSLQFYHFPQIDKRRISSTNVLERINKEIRRRSKVVSVFPSRESYIRLITTYLMEYTEDWEIERSYIHPQKLQEVMEIYEAQLKAA, translated from the coding sequence ATGAGGAATAATAGCAAAAAAATAGATGAAACAAAAATATTCAAAGAGATAATGACACAGTTTGTAGTTGATGAAGATCCACTTTTATCAATGATGAAATGGATGATGGAACAGTTGATGAAGATAGAGTCCGAGATGAAAGTTGGAGCTAAAAAAGGTGAGCATAATAGTGAGAGAAAAAGCTATTTCAGCGGTTATCGTCCAAGAAGATTCGATACAAGACTAGGCACTGTATATCTGATGGTTCCAAAGATCAGAAAAGGAGGCTATATTCCATTTTTCATAACAGAGAGAAAAAGGAGCGAACAGGCTTTAATTGCAATGGTACAAGAGGCATACGTTAATGGAGTATCCACAAGAAAGATAGAGCGTTTGGCCAAAGAGTTGGGGATAGAAAATATTAGTGCTTCGCAAGTATCTCAAATCAATAAAGGGCTAGATGAACAAGTAAAAGAGTTTCGAAACAGACCGCTGCAAAAAGAGTATCCATTCGTTTGGGTTGATGCTTTGTATGAGAAAGTGAGAAACTATGAAGGAAGAGTGGTATCTACCGCTATTATGATAGCTTATGGTGTAACACTAGAAGGCAAAAGAGAAGTATTAGCCATAGAGCCATTTATCAATGAGTCTTATGAAACTTGGAGAAATTTCTTTGAGAGACTCAAAGAAAGAGGATTACAAAAAATAGCATTGCTTATCAGTGATGTACATTTAGGGATTCAAAAGGCTTTCAAAGAGAGTTTTATTGGCGCATCATGGCAACGGTGTAAAGTCCATTTTATGCGTAATATCCTGGCTCATGTTCCACCTAAAGCAAAAGAGAAATTTGCAGCAAAACTCAAACAAATCTGGCTGCAAAACAGCAAAAAGGAAGCTTATCTTATAGCCCAAGCTATTATCGATGAATATGGCAAAAAGTTCCCTGAAGCAATTGAAGTGCTTCAAGAAGGACTAGAAGATTCACTGCAGTTTTATCACTTCCCGCAAATTGATAAAAGGAGGATAAGTTCGACAAATGTGTTAGAAAGAATCAACAAGGAGATTAGAAGACGCTCTAAAGTAGTATCTGTTTTTCCATCAAGAGAGTCCTATATTAGACTCATTACCACATACTTGATGGAGTACACTGAAGACTGGGAGATTGAGAGAAGCTATATTCATCCACAAAAGCTTCAAGAGGTGATGGAAATCTATGAAGCGCAGCTTAAAGCTGCTTGA